The following are encoded together in the Adhaeribacter arboris genome:
- a CDS encoding T9SS type A sorting domain-containing protein, whose protein sequence is MKYANKKLPTILFKPGKLLFLLLLVISTNRIWANSVEKTGKLAVPFSTVTANPSSLSFDTVVGVGTVSSSKEVTITISGVSSTAKTTIIASNNYNFGQLPAEDPIFNILTITGNATVKLRVRFSGADVAGTYNGLLTISGNEITTKTVPLSTTLVVKPTFNPAFLLFNTVERALSDVQEFTFEVKDVPLGSQTFVTAPDGYALMVSPTGVKGSVFTVTGNGSFKVLVQFLGSPTAGAFSSQLSITGSAVVLQTVPLTAKVTPNPSFFPSSLSFLSVAGQPSGLHELSMSVSNLSAGTQTIIQAPDGFSLFSSPNATATQKLNFTGNGTFKFFVQFDGGEILLDFVTKLTVTNIEFGTRIVLLKPDIIAKLTPVINPATLSGFTAVQGGALSAIQSFDVSVTGLPAQGAQPITITAPKGYLVSSSGVTGSFFNSFILTVSNGSIKSKVFVALSSNNPVGPISGNVTITGSQINTKNVPVSGTITAKPQPTLTVDKTSLSGFTTFTNKASTTQSYNLKAANLATGVTATVIAPTGFEVSLSNTSGSVFFNQLTVAQAAGNINVTVFVRLKSQAATGTKTGSIQNSVVGLSKSVAVSGIVTVSPTLSVTPPSLTGFNTVKDQASASKTYTFLAANLAAGVTATVSAPVNYEVRLQNTGSFASSLTLTQNSTGAINRVVEVRLKATGLTGTVTGTIQNAVAGITKNVSVSGTVAAPTLSLSSTLLTGFSTVPNQPSPTKPYTFSASNLATGVTATVTAPAGYELSLSGTTTFASSLTLAPTNGAISKIILVRLKAQTATGTKSGNITHTVAGLSKTVAVSGNVKAAAFTATIGAESKNEKEVAPRLVKAFPNPFHSQFFVEFEAPGNQFVHFRLLDLSGNQLFKKEVVSTGGIQRIKLPVGPQRKGIYLLEVVTESARQTIKLINQ, encoded by the coding sequence ATGAAGTATGCAAACAAAAAATTGCCAACCATTTTATTCAAGCCTGGCAAGCTGCTTTTTTTGCTTTTACTAGTTATTTCTACTAATCGGATATGGGCAAATTCAGTTGAAAAAACAGGAAAACTTGCGGTTCCTTTTTCAACGGTTACGGCTAACCCTTCCAGCCTATCGTTTGATACGGTTGTCGGTGTTGGTACTGTGTCAAGTTCAAAAGAGGTAACCATTACCATTTCCGGGGTTTCTTCCACGGCTAAAACGACTATTATAGCTTCAAACAACTACAATTTTGGCCAGTTACCTGCAGAAGACCCTATTTTTAATATACTTACTATTACTGGTAATGCTACTGTAAAGCTACGGGTTCGCTTTTCGGGTGCCGATGTGGCCGGAACTTACAATGGGTTGCTCACTATATCGGGGAATGAAATAACTACTAAAACAGTACCCTTATCGACTACCCTAGTAGTAAAGCCAACCTTTAATCCGGCCTTTCTTCTTTTTAATACGGTAGAAAGGGCACTTTCTGATGTGCAGGAGTTTACGTTTGAGGTTAAGGATGTGCCGTTAGGTTCTCAAACGTTTGTAACTGCCCCGGATGGATATGCTTTAATGGTATCACCTACAGGAGTAAAGGGTTCTGTATTCACGGTTACCGGAAATGGCTCATTCAAAGTACTTGTCCAATTTTTAGGCAGCCCCACGGCTGGTGCTTTTTCCTCCCAGCTTAGTATTACTGGCAGCGCGGTGGTTTTGCAAACAGTACCTTTAACCGCCAAAGTAACTCCCAACCCCAGTTTCTTTCCTTCCTCCCTATCCTTCCTCAGCGTAGCAGGACAACCCTCCGGATTGCATGAACTTTCTATGTCGGTTTCTAACCTCTCGGCAGGAACCCAAACCATTATTCAGGCGCCAGATGGATTTTCGTTATTTAGCTCGCCTAACGCAACGGCTACTCAAAAATTAAATTTTACCGGAAACGGTACTTTTAAGTTTTTTGTGCAATTTGATGGCGGTGAAATTTTATTGGATTTTGTGACTAAGCTTACCGTAACTAATATCGAATTCGGCACTAGAATAGTATTACTGAAACCAGATATAATAGCCAAACTAACTCCGGTAATTAACCCAGCTACTTTAAGTGGTTTTACGGCGGTGCAAGGGGGTGCTTTGTCAGCTATACAATCTTTTGATGTATCTGTTACTGGTCTGCCGGCGCAAGGGGCGCAACCCATTACCATAACAGCTCCCAAAGGATACCTCGTTAGCTCATCCGGCGTTACTGGCTCATTCTTCAATTCCTTTATTTTAACCGTTAGCAACGGCTCGATTAAATCAAAAGTATTTGTGGCGCTTAGTAGTAACAACCCAGTAGGACCAATTAGCGGCAATGTTACTATTACCGGCAGCCAGATTAATACTAAAAATGTTCCGGTGAGCGGCACCATTACAGCTAAACCGCAACCTACTCTTACGGTGGATAAAACCAGTTTGTCGGGCTTTACCACTTTTACCAACAAAGCATCTACTACGCAATCGTACAATTTAAAGGCCGCGAACCTGGCAACCGGCGTCACCGCAACGGTAATAGCGCCTACCGGCTTTGAAGTAAGTTTAAGTAATACTAGCGGCAGTGTTTTCTTTAATCAGCTGACGGTGGCGCAAGCAGCAGGCAACATTAATGTTACTGTATTCGTCCGGTTAAAATCCCAAGCAGCTACGGGCACTAAAACGGGCAGTATTCAAAACTCGGTAGTCGGGCTAAGTAAAAGCGTTGCGGTGAGCGGGATTGTTACCGTGTCGCCTACTCTAAGTGTTACCCCGCCAAGTTTAACGGGCTTTAATACCGTCAAAGACCAAGCTTCGGCTTCGAAAACCTATACCTTTTTAGCCGCTAACCTGGCTGCCGGCGTTACGGCTACAGTGTCGGCCCCGGTAAATTACGAAGTGCGGCTACAAAATACCGGTTCGTTTGCCTCCAGCCTTACCTTAACGCAAAATAGCACCGGGGCCATTAACCGGGTGGTAGAAGTGCGCTTAAAAGCAACTGGCCTTACCGGTACGGTAACCGGCACGATCCAAAATGCGGTAGCGGGTATTACCAAAAACGTAAGCGTGAGCGGTACCGTAGCCGCGCCAACTTTATCGCTTAGTTCTACACTTTTAACGGGCTTCAGCACGGTTCCGAATCAGCCTTCCCCTACTAAGCCGTATACTTTCTCCGCTTCTAACCTGGCTACGGGCGTAACGGCCACCGTAACCGCTCCGGCCGGCTACGAGTTAAGCCTGTCGGGAACCACTACCTTCGCCAGCAGTCTTACACTCGCGCCAACCAATGGTGCTATTAGTAAAATAATACTCGTGCGATTAAAAGCGCAAACCGCCACCGGAACTAAAAGCGGTAATATCACCCATACCGTAGCCGGTTTAAGCAAAACCGTGGCGGTAAGCGGAAACGTAAAAGCGGCGGCTTTTACTGCCACTATAGGTGCAGAATCAAAAAATGAAAAAGAAGTAGCTCCCCGGTTGGTTAAAGCTTTTCCCAATCCGTTTCATAGTCAGTTTTTCGTAGAGTTTGAAGCTCCAGGTAATCAATTCGTGCACTTTCGGCTGTTAGATTTGTCGGGTAACCAATTATTTAAAAAAGAGGTGGTATCAACCGGCGGCATACAACGGATAAAACTGCCGGTAGGTCCGCAACGAAAAGGAATTTACCTGTTAGAAGTGGTTACGGAATCAGCTCGCCAAACCATAAAGTTAATAAACCAATGA
- a CDS encoding tail fiber domain-containing protein translates to MKTLKLTFVAVLVAYGPLALAQTGTWNKAGNSLAGTEKLGSTNNKPLRLFTNNTQRLTIDGSGKVGIGVTAAKARLHVADGSSSTEPLPNATMVTESSSDNFLNILAPGNHRSGILFSAHSNPIAGGFIYNNEDATNSLQFLTSGATRMALTAAGLGIGTVAPKTNLHVFKGTSGAGAPHPNASLIVESSKTNFINLLNPNASTSGILFGNSFSNSDGGIIFSGDSTPRGLQFNTGGNSTRMVVASNGFVGIGTKKPKSTLHIVHSDNGSDGLRLENSTASKSWNFITDTDGDLQNRADGKLVGFFDHTSGAYVTLSDMRSKKDIEKAPDVLDKVLRLDVMKYHFLESAPSDKKQYGMIAQNVEKLFPEIVFHKTGNGQDQYAVNYSAYGVIAIKAIQEQQQKIAEQEQTNQQQQQLISTLEERIVRLEEALNKNASKSTFTSNNRVSSESGSATLEQNQPNPFGQSTIIRYYLPSGSTGQINLYDTNGLLVKSLKATENGQAIINRNELKAGIYTYNLSVNGKVVAAKKLVVTN, encoded by the coding sequence ATGAAAACACTTAAACTCACCTTTGTCGCTGTGCTAGTAGCTTATGGCCCGTTAGCCTTGGCCCAAACCGGCACCTGGAATAAAGCGGGTAACAGCTTAGCCGGTACCGAAAAACTCGGCAGTACCAATAACAAACCGCTTCGGTTATTTACCAATAATACCCAGCGCCTAACCATTGACGGCTCCGGCAAGGTAGGAATTGGCGTTACGGCTGCTAAGGCCCGATTGCACGTTGCGGATGGCTCTTCCAGCACCGAGCCTCTGCCTAATGCCACCATGGTAACCGAGAGCAGTTCCGACAATTTTCTGAATATACTGGCCCCCGGGAATCACAGATCCGGTATTTTGTTTAGTGCGCATTCAAACCCCATAGCCGGCGGTTTTATTTATAATAATGAAGATGCCACCAATAGCCTGCAATTCTTAACCAGTGGTGCCACCCGCATGGCGCTGACGGCTGCCGGGCTGGGCATTGGAACGGTAGCCCCTAAAACCAACCTGCATGTATTTAAAGGTACTTCCGGAGCCGGAGCGCCTCATCCGAATGCCTCTTTAATTGTGGAAAGCAGCAAAACTAATTTTATTAATTTGCTTAACCCCAACGCCAGTACCAGCGGGATATTATTTGGTAACAGTTTTAGTAATTCCGACGGCGGCATTATATTCAGCGGCGATAGTACGCCTCGAGGTTTGCAGTTTAACACGGGCGGAAACAGTACCCGCATGGTAGTGGCCAGCAATGGCTTTGTGGGTATCGGTACCAAAAAACCAAAGTCCACGCTTCATATTGTTCATAGTGACAATGGCTCGGATGGTTTGAGACTAGAGAATAGTACCGCATCAAAAAGCTGGAATTTTATTACGGATACTGATGGCGACCTGCAAAATCGTGCTGATGGTAAGCTTGTTGGTTTTTTTGATCATACAAGCGGTGCTTATGTAACTCTCTCAGATATGCGCAGCAAAAAAGACATTGAAAAAGCTCCGGATGTGCTGGACAAAGTATTACGGCTTGATGTAATGAAGTATCATTTTCTCGAGAGCGCACCTTCCGATAAAAAGCAGTATGGCATGATAGCCCAAAATGTAGAAAAGCTATTCCCGGAAATAGTTTTCCATAAAACAGGCAACGGTCAAGATCAATACGCGGTCAATTACAGTGCTTACGGTGTCATCGCCATCAAAGCCATCCAAGAGCAGCAACAGAAGATAGCCGAGCAGGAACAAACAAACCAGCAGCAACAGCAACTAATCAGTACGTTGGAAGAACGCATTGTCCGGTTAGAGGAAGCTTTAAATAAGAATGCTTCGAAAAGCACCTTTACCAGCAATAACCGGGTGAGCAGCGAATCCGGCTCAGCTACGTTAGAGCAAAATCAGCCCAACCCTTTTGGTCAAAGTACTATTATTCGTTACTATTTACCTTCAGGCAGTACCGGCCAAATTAATCTGTATGATACCAATGGTCTGCTGGTAAAATCTTTAAAGGCAACGGAGAACGGCCAGGCAATCATTAACCGCAACGAGCTAAAAGCTGGCATTTACACTTATAATTTATCGGTGAATGGTAAAGTAGTAGCCGCTAAAAAATTAGTGGTAACCAACTAA
- a CDS encoding tail fiber domain-containing protein: MKNARISLTVIISILVCQISMAQSGSWNKAGNSLSGTEKLGSTNSRPVRFFTNNLQRMTLDAEGKLGIGALAPKAKLHLSRGGSGVLTPFSGSTLIVESDQNNFISLLNPSGKGSGILFGNGNNAQDGGIIFDNPVLPRSLQFKVGSSITQLVVTHLGQVGVGTLVPKAKLHVLKSNTGISPNDNANLVVESTGSNFINLLTPSTTNSGILFGNNLNSSDGGIIYNSGSTPRGLQFNTGGNSTRMVVASNGFVGIGTRTPASELHIVHSNTNNATIGLRLENGPANKHWVFFTGAGGGMNLSANGQFKGFFSPDGGDYFATSDARAKKDILKAPAVLEKVLQLEVKQYHFLGEQSSDKKHYGMLAQEVEKLFPEMVAHKTDDGQDRYFVNQSTYGVVALKAIQEQQQTIEKQQLEIAELRTIVRDLQAAINPKAPATISPNKVETGAGARLLQNAPNPFHTETSIRYYLPEIKGSAAIGILSSDGQVIKTYPVTQKGNGQVMIKSGELTAGTYYYILKLNGEKVDTKRMIVVK, from the coding sequence ATGAAAAATGCAAGAATTTCCCTTACAGTTATTATAAGTATTCTGGTATGTCAAATTTCTATGGCCCAATCTGGCTCCTGGAATAAAGCCGGCAATAGCTTGAGCGGCACCGAAAAGCTCGGCAGCACCAATAGCAGGCCGGTCCGATTTTTTACGAATAACTTGCAACGGATGACACTCGATGCCGAAGGAAAATTAGGGATCGGAGCGCTTGCGCCCAAGGCAAAACTCCACTTATCAAGAGGCGGTTCGGGAGTCCTAACGCCTTTCTCCGGTTCCACCTTAATTGTAGAAAGCGATCAAAACAATTTTATTTCGCTGCTTAATCCGAGCGGCAAAGGAAGCGGTATTTTGTTTGGTAATGGGAATAATGCACAGGATGGCGGAATTATTTTTGACAATCCAGTACTACCCAGAAGCTTACAGTTTAAAGTCGGGTCGAGCATTACCCAACTAGTAGTCACGCATTTAGGCCAGGTGGGCGTAGGCACATTGGTCCCTAAAGCCAAGCTTCACGTATTAAAAAGTAATACGGGTATAAGCCCCAATGATAACGCTAATCTGGTGGTAGAATCTACCGGAAGTAACTTTATTAATTTACTCACGCCCAGTACTACCAACAGCGGGATTTTATTCGGGAATAACTTAAACTCCTCCGACGGGGGTATTATTTACAACAGCGGATCCACCCCCAGGGGTTTGCAGTTTAATACCGGCGGTAACAGTACCCGCATGGTAGTAGCCAGCAACGGTTTTGTGGGTATCGGTACCAGAACTCCCGCCTCCGAATTACATATTGTGCACAGCAATACCAACAACGCCACCATTGGCTTACGGCTGGAGAATGGCCCGGCTAATAAACATTGGGTCTTTTTCACCGGTGCAGGGGGTGGTATGAACTTAAGCGCCAATGGACAATTTAAAGGATTCTTTTCCCCTGACGGCGGTGATTACTTTGCTACCTCCGATGCACGAGCCAAAAAAGACATCCTAAAAGCACCGGCTGTGCTGGAAAAAGTGTTACAGCTGGAAGTAAAGCAATATCATTTCTTAGGAGAACAATCATCGGATAAAAAGCATTACGGCATGCTGGCGCAAGAAGTAGAAAAGTTATTTCCCGAAATGGTGGCGCATAAAACAGACGATGGACAAGACCGTTATTTCGTGAACCAAAGTACTTATGGCGTTGTCGCCCTTAAAGCTATCCAGGAACAACAGCAAACCATAGAAAAGCAGCAATTAGAAATAGCCGAATTGCGCACTATTGTTCGTGACCTGCAGGCTGCAATAAACCCCAAAGCACCTGCTACTATTTCCCCGAATAAAGTAGAAACTGGCGCCGGCGCCAGGCTCCTGCAAAATGCCCCTAACCCTTTTCACACAGAAACCAGCATCCGGTATTACCTGCCCGAAATAAAAGGAAGCGCCGCGATTGGCATTTTATCGTCCGACGGACAAGTAATTAAAACCTACCCAGTAACGCAAAAAGGAAACGGACAAGTAATGATTAAAAGCGGCGAGTTAACCGCCGGAACGTATTATTATATTTTAAAACTTAACGGTGAAAAAGTAGACACTAAGCGCATGATAGTAGTAAAGTAA
- a CDS encoding LD-carboxypeptidase, whose protein sequence is MPETFKLEVVENTHTLRSADFISKNPQAQADDLMEAFSDKLMKTIIFNIGGESSSRTLPYTDLAVIKVNPKIFLGFSGTIITLFACYKASITSFHSTSLLVGFAKNGGMHSY, encoded by the coding sequence CTGCCAGAAACTTTTAAATTAGAAGTCGTGGAAAATACCCATACCTTAAGATCGGCGGACTTTATTTCTAAAAATCCTCAGGCTCAAGCAGACGATTTAATGGAGGCATTTTCTGATAAATTAATGAAAACCATTATTTTTAACATTGGCGGCGAGAGCAGCAGCAGAACTTTGCCCTACACCGACTTGGCTGTTATTAAAGTCAATCCCAAAATATTTTTAGGTTTTTCTGGTACCATCATTACGCTCTTTGCTTGTTATAAGGCGAGTATAACTTCTTTTCATAGCACTTCCTTGTTGGTTGGCTTCGCGAAGAACGGCGGAATGCACTCGTACTAA
- a CDS encoding helix-turn-helix domain-containing protein, which translates to MLTTSVIPPHPALQDIVHNYSWCHSEEVSIQMTSAWVAHHDTSLCFFLEDVPRRQNYLNSEKVGEAIPPVCLFGLLTQRIGEITFAGKYKTFLIEFKPNGFYKLFGIPASEIANNLFPANAVMGKEVNQLYEQLLHASNVAEMVAYTDNFLISALSRQKTLYWNEGITRISQQLVTTFTNTDIVQYAFQANMSLRNFERRFTEQVGTSPKLFCRLLRFNAAVQGKITQPQKSWTDVAYECGYYDTMHLIKEFKQFAQASPTAFFQENAWMLAESFTTFERPLH; encoded by the coding sequence ATGCTTACTACTTCGGTTATTCCGCCCCATCCTGCTTTACAGGATATTGTCCATAATTATTCCTGGTGTCATTCAGAGGAAGTTTCTATTCAAATGACTTCTGCCTGGGTAGCGCATCATGATACCAGTCTATGCTTTTTTTTAGAGGATGTTCCGCGGCGGCAAAACTATTTAAATTCAGAAAAGGTGGGAGAAGCTATTCCGCCGGTTTGTCTGTTTGGCTTACTTACCCAGCGCATTGGCGAAATAACGTTTGCCGGAAAATATAAAACATTTCTGATTGAATTTAAACCGAACGGTTTTTACAAGTTGTTCGGCATTCCGGCCAGCGAGATTGCTAATAATTTATTTCCGGCTAATGCGGTGATGGGCAAGGAGGTAAATCAGCTTTATGAACAATTGCTACACGCTAGTAACGTGGCCGAGATGGTAGCCTACACCGATAATTTTTTAATCAGTGCTTTAAGTCGGCAAAAAACTCTTTATTGGAACGAAGGCATTACCCGCATTTCGCAGCAATTAGTTACTACTTTTACTAATACCGATATCGTCCAATACGCTTTTCAGGCTAATATGAGCCTCCGGAATTTTGAAAGAAGGTTCACCGAGCAAGTGGGCACGTCGCCGAAGTTATTTTGTCGTTTGCTGCGGTTTAACGCGGCCGTCCAAGGCAAAATAACGCAGCCGCAAAAAAGCTGGACCGATGTGGCCTACGAATGCGGCTACTACGACACGATGCACCTGATTAAAGAATTTAAACAATTTGCCCAAGCCAGCCCCACGGCTTTTTTCCAAGAGAATGCCTGGATGTTGGCGGAATCTTTTACCACCTTCGAACGGCCGCTCCACTAA
- a CDS encoding class I SAM-dependent methyltransferase, translated as MLSSVADNWYENFFAGINCEMWEKAVPEEWSEREAAFLLDVLQVAPGARILDVPCGTGRLALPLARKGFRVTGVDISVDFIKGLTQKVKAENLPVQIIQGNMLTLELSDFFDGAYCLGNSFGYFDYPGMQVFVKKVAAHLKPGGRFIINSGMVAESILPRIPAEKTYYLDGLTMQVNNEYLVNDSYLVSHLKYTKNQHSEEHRFKHYVYTLGEIKRLLSLFNLHVVALYSTIEKTPYQVGDAQVYLVAEKVTATKPN; from the coding sequence ATGCTCTCTTCTGTTGCGGATAACTGGTACGAAAATTTTTTCGCGGGTATTAACTGCGAAATGTGGGAAAAAGCCGTGCCAGAGGAATGGTCGGAGCGGGAAGCCGCTTTTTTGTTAGATGTACTGCAAGTGGCGCCAGGAGCCCGTATTCTGGATGTTCCCTGCGGTACGGGCCGGTTGGCCCTGCCATTAGCCAGAAAAGGCTTCCGGGTAACCGGTGTAGATATTTCGGTTGATTTTATAAAGGGTCTTACCCAAAAAGTAAAAGCCGAGAATTTACCTGTGCAAATCATTCAGGGCAATATGCTCACCCTGGAACTTAGTGATTTTTTTGATGGCGCTTATTGCCTGGGTAACAGTTTTGGCTATTTCGACTATCCGGGCATGCAGGTATTTGTAAAAAAAGTAGCCGCTCACTTAAAGCCGGGCGGTCGGTTTATCATAAACTCCGGCATGGTGGCCGAAAGCATTTTACCCCGGATTCCGGCGGAAAAAACGTACTATCTGGACGGTTTAACGATGCAGGTGAACAACGAATATTTGGTAAACGATAGCTACTTGGTCAGTCATTTAAAGTACACCAAGAACCAACATTCGGAAGAGCATCGCTTTAAGCATTACGTTTATACCTTAGGCGAAATTAAAAGATTATTAAGTTTATTTAATTTACATGTCGTGGCCTTGTATAGTACCATCGAAAAAACGCCTTACCAAGTGGGTGATGCCCAGGTATATTTGGTAGCCGAGAAAGTAACCGCAACAAAACCCAACTAA
- a CDS encoding LytR/AlgR family response regulator transcription factor, which produces MRAILIDDEPDNIKLLSLQLARHCPQVEVVGAFTESTPGLKAIRSLRPALVFLDIEMPVMNGFQLLEQVGEIDFALIFITAYDQYAVRAFRFSALDYLLKPVDTIDLVAAVRRAENRTKVSAQQMELLRQYSQAITPIAPQRIALPHAGGLVFVDIGQIVYCEADSNYTRFYLEKGEQYLICKTLGDVQEVLEPHNFVRVHRQSLVNIAHVQKLKKGKVLISYSPRE; this is translated from the coding sequence ATGCGTGCCATCCTGATTGACGACGAACCAGATAATATAAAGCTGCTATCCTTGCAACTCGCGCGGCACTGTCCGCAAGTGGAAGTAGTGGGAGCTTTTACCGAAAGTACTCCTGGCTTGAAAGCCATCCGGAGCTTGCGGCCGGCCCTCGTATTTTTAGACATTGAAATGCCTGTAATGAACGGCTTTCAACTGTTGGAGCAAGTGGGTGAAATTGATTTTGCACTCATCTTCATAACGGCTTACGACCAGTATGCCGTGCGGGCCTTTCGTTTTAGCGCTTTAGATTACTTGCTCAAGCCAGTAGACACCATTGATTTGGTAGCCGCAGTACGCCGGGCAGAAAACCGGACGAAAGTAAGTGCCCAACAAATGGAACTCCTGCGGCAATACTCGCAGGCAATTACCCCCATTGCTCCGCAGCGAATAGCCCTTCCCCACGCGGGCGGTTTAGTGTTTGTAGATATAGGACAAATTGTTTATTGCGAAGCCGATAGCAATTATACCCGTTTTTACCTGGAGAAAGGCGAACAGTACCTCATCTGCAAAACGTTAGGGGATGTGCAGGAAGTACTGGAACCGCATAATTTCGTGCGCGTACACCGGCAATCGTTGGTAAACATAGCCCACGTGCAAAAATTAAAAAAAGGGAAGGTACTTATCTCCTACTCTCCACGGGAGTAA
- a CDS encoding sensor histidine kinase, which yields MSVYTFYSFFLSRDRAFLYYALYALTCFLFTLHHIDYRFSFALLFPVRMSEALGPFHVALIALFYTLFVAEVVPVRTQFPGTWRILQGLMVILVFQELQSLIEWIYQKPLFRNNTFYIFAMVPAGLATLVLLSTVFRSNSAIRSYLLAGMVSLLVISFLPGSLDLYFPSLNQIAYNFFNDPFFWVIAGLFMEAFCFALALAYRGRLIEVEKRRIQEHYTQDLEAQLTERSHAIEEQSLQLEKQHIQQLKTEYERKLADTEMIALRAQMNPHFVFNCLNSIKLYTLQNESEQASEYLTKFARLIRLVLENSRSDLVLLKNELEALQLYIELEAMRFKHKVRFSILVSPEVDPQYLRLPPLLLQPFVENAIWHGLMHKTEGGLVCISVCQPAEHLLLIEISDDGVGRKKAAELKSKSANKHKSFGMQVTAERIRIINQLYNIHAETQIQDLEDTRGDPCGTKVVLQIPV from the coding sequence ATGAGTGTATACACGTTTTATTCTTTTTTTCTTAGCCGCGACCGGGCTTTCCTCTACTACGCGCTGTACGCGCTAACCTGCTTTCTCTTTACGCTCCACCATATCGACTACCGGTTTAGCTTTGCTCTGCTGTTTCCCGTGCGGATGTCGGAAGCCTTGGGCCCCTTTCACGTAGCTTTAATTGCTCTTTTCTACACGCTGTTCGTGGCGGAAGTTGTGCCTGTGCGTACCCAGTTTCCGGGCACCTGGCGAATCTTGCAAGGATTAATGGTTATATTAGTTTTTCAGGAACTTCAGTCCCTTATCGAATGGATTTACCAAAAGCCCTTATTCCGTAACAACACCTTCTACATATTCGCGATGGTACCGGCCGGACTGGCCACCCTTGTTTTGCTAAGCACTGTTTTTCGCAGTAATTCTGCTATCCGGTCTTACTTACTAGCCGGGATGGTTAGTTTGCTGGTTATATCCTTTTTACCCGGCTCGCTGGATTTATATTTTCCTAGTCTGAACCAGATTGCCTATAACTTTTTTAATGATCCGTTTTTTTGGGTAATAGCGGGCTTATTTATGGAAGCTTTTTGTTTTGCTCTGGCGCTGGCTTACCGCGGACGATTAATTGAAGTAGAAAAACGTCGGATTCAGGAGCATTATACGCAGGATCTGGAAGCGCAACTTACCGAACGTTCCCACGCCATTGAAGAGCAAAGTTTACAACTGGAAAAACAACATATTCAACAACTGAAAACAGAATATGAACGCAAGTTGGCCGACACAGAAATGATAGCCTTACGGGCCCAGATGAACCCGCATTTTGTTTTCAATTGCCTTAATTCAATTAAGCTCTATACCTTGCAGAACGAATCGGAGCAAGCCTCCGAGTATCTGACTAAATTTGCCAGATTAATTCGCTTAGTGCTGGAAAATTCCCGTTCAGACCTGGTTTTGCTAAAAAACGAGTTGGAAGCCTTACAACTTTACATAGAACTGGAAGCGATGCGCTTTAAACACAAAGTCCGGTTCAGTATTTTGGTTTCTCCGGAAGTAGATCCGCAATACCTGCGCCTGCCACCCTTACTATTGCAACCATTTGTAGAAAATGCAATCTGGCACGGATTGATGCATAAGACAGAAGGAGGATTGGTGTGCATTTCGGTGTGCCAGCCCGCCGAACATCTGCTTCTAATTGAAATCTCAGACGATGGAGTGGGGCGCAAAAAAGCAGCCGAACTGAAAAGTAAGTCAGCTAACAAACACAAGTCTTTTGGCATGCAGGTCACCGCCGAACGCATCCGCATTATTAATCAACTGTATAACATTCATGCGGAAACCCAAATTCAGGATTTGGAAGATACCCGGGGCGACCCCTGCGGCACGAAAGTCGTGTTGCAAATACCGGTTTAG
- a CDS encoding 7TM-DISM domain-containing protein, translating to MSRQSWTTNSICLTLFIHPTPMRLLLLVAVFSLSSLALAQAPLSLPGKLPTDQFDIGPYTEFYQDLSEDILPLSDIMTKDFRPFREKRNERATFAEQSIMVTWLRFTLRNTHPQDTLHVLHQTIVHGLITLYENNTCLGQTGISLPPQRRVSRFALPLSLPPLTERTYYVQVVDYIWSPSVIYSKLLSIRGSYELDYLSQWHMNVQLAVVGLLAGGCFL from the coding sequence TTGAGCCGGCAAAGCTGGACTACTAACTCCATTTGTCTTACCTTGTTTATTCATCCTACGCCTATGCGTCTGCTGCTCTTAGTTGCTGTGTTCTCCCTAAGTTCTTTGGCTTTGGCGCAAGCACCACTTAGCTTGCCCGGCAAGTTGCCTACTGACCAGTTTGACATTGGCCCTTACACGGAGTTTTATCAAGATCTTTCGGAAGATATTCTCCCCCTGTCGGATATTATGACCAAAGATTTCCGGCCATTCCGAGAAAAACGGAATGAACGGGCCACTTTTGCCGAGCAATCAATCATGGTGACCTGGCTACGGTTTACCCTGCGAAACACCCATCCCCAGGATACGCTGCACGTTCTGCACCAAACAATTGTTCATGGCCTGATTACGCTTTACGAGAATAACACCTGCCTTGGGCAGACGGGTATAAGCTTACCCCCTCAGCGACGAGTGAGCCGTTTTGCCCTGCCCTTATCCCTGCCTCCTCTCACCGAACGCACCTACTACGTACAGGTAGTAGACTATATTTGGAGTCCATCGGTTATTTATTCCAAACTCCTATCCATCCGAGGCAGCTATGAATTGGATTATCTATCGCAATGGCACATGAATGTACAACTGGCGGTGGTAGGCTTACTGGCCGGGGGCTGTTTTTTATGA